The Xanthomonas indica genome has a segment encoding these proteins:
- a CDS encoding acetyl-CoA hydrolase/transferase C-terminal domain-containing protein, with the protein MPMTDHLDDLDAAADLILQRIAGPLRVGAPLGLGKPHRLLNALYDRIEHDPTRPLQIYTALSLHPPAPGGGLQGRFARPFVQRHFGEDFPRLRYVQAMQRDALPAHIQVEEFYMQSGALLRSTQAQRSYTSLNYTHAADAVAQRAPNLIVQKVAREPDGTRLSFSCNNDITQDTLAAVQRRGLPRPLLVAEVDPQLPWIGGAAAVEPGFFDVVVTPPGPYPRLFGLPRQPVADADYAIGLYASTLVRDGGTLQIGIGTLADALCHALVLRHTDNARYRQVLAALDPELERHPAVRECGGLEPFAVGLFGCSEMLNEGFRQLVQCGVIRRKVLDDAPLLQRVADSSADAQDLQRLERDGEYLQGAFYLGSPEFYAWLREMDPQARKAIGMHRISEINQLYGGEALRRLQRREARFFNSCMMATALGAAVSDALDDGRVVSGVGGQYNFVAMAHALDDARSVLMFRAVRSDGGAAQSNLRWNYGHTTIPRHLRDLYVNEYGIADLRGLTDEDCIAAMTGIADVQAQPALLETAKTNGKLAAGFIAPAHWQRNHAARVRDALAPFRRDGSLPDYPLGSDFTEVEQRLLRALAWLQQHTTSTGAKLKTIATALLARPTRDAACMQRMGLDAPRSLGERLEATLLAFALQRTRTPP; encoded by the coding sequence ATGCCGATGACCGATCATCTCGACGACCTCGACGCTGCTGCCGACCTGATCCTGCAGCGCATCGCCGGCCCGCTGCGCGTGGGCGCGCCGCTGGGCCTGGGCAAACCGCACCGCCTGCTCAACGCGCTGTACGACCGCATCGAGCACGATCCAACGCGGCCGCTGCAGATCTACACCGCGCTGTCGCTGCATCCGCCGGCGCCCGGCGGCGGCTTGCAGGGCCGGTTCGCGCGGCCGTTCGTGCAGCGCCATTTCGGCGAGGACTTCCCGCGCCTGCGCTATGTGCAGGCGATGCAGCGCGATGCGCTGCCGGCGCACATCCAGGTCGAAGAGTTCTACATGCAATCCGGCGCGCTGCTGCGCTCGACCCAGGCGCAGCGCAGCTACACCAGCCTCAACTACACCCATGCCGCCGACGCGGTGGCGCAGCGCGCGCCGAACCTGATCGTGCAGAAAGTGGCACGCGAACCCGACGGCACCCGGCTGTCGTTCTCGTGCAACAACGACATCACCCAGGACACCCTGGCGGCGGTGCAGCGGCGCGGCCTGCCGCGGCCGCTGCTGGTGGCCGAAGTCGATCCCCAGTTGCCGTGGATCGGCGGGGCTGCGGCGGTGGAACCGGGCTTCTTCGACGTGGTGGTGACCCCGCCCGGGCCGTATCCGCGCCTGTTCGGGCTGCCGCGGCAGCCGGTCGCCGATGCCGATTACGCCATCGGCCTGTACGCCAGCACCCTGGTGCGCGACGGCGGCACCCTGCAGATCGGCATCGGCACCCTGGCCGATGCGCTGTGCCACGCGCTGGTACTGCGGCACACCGACAACGCGCGCTACCGGCAGGTGCTGGCGGCGCTGGATCCGGAGCTGGAGCGGCATCCGGCGGTGCGCGAATGTGGCGGCCTGGAGCCGTTTGCGGTTGGCCTGTTCGGCTGCAGCGAGATGCTCAACGAGGGCTTCCGGCAACTGGTCCAGTGCGGGGTGATCCGGCGCAAGGTGCTCGACGACGCGCCGCTGCTGCAGCGCGTGGCCGACAGCAGCGCCGATGCGCAGGACCTGCAGCGCCTGGAGCGCGACGGCGAATACCTGCAAGGCGCGTTCTACCTGGGGTCGCCGGAGTTCTACGCCTGGCTGCGCGAGATGGATCCGCAGGCGCGCAAGGCGATCGGCATGCACCGCATCAGCGAGATCAACCAGCTGTACGGCGGCGAGGCGCTGCGCCGGCTGCAGCGGCGCGAGGCGCGTTTCTTCAACTCCTGCATGATGGCCACCGCGCTGGGCGCGGCGGTGTCCGATGCGCTGGACGACGGCCGCGTGGTGTCCGGCGTCGGCGGCCAGTACAACTTCGTGGCCATGGCGCACGCGCTGGACGACGCGCGCAGCGTGCTGATGTTCCGCGCCGTGCGCAGCGACGGCGGCGCGGCGCAGTCCAACCTGCGCTGGAACTACGGCCACACCACCATCCCGCGGCACCTGCGCGATCTCTACGTCAACGAGTACGGCATTGCCGACCTGCGCGGCCTGACCGACGAGGATTGCATCGCGGCGATGACCGGGATCGCCGACGTGCAGGCGCAACCCGCACTGCTGGAAACGGCGAAGACCAACGGCAAGCTGGCCGCCGGCTTCATTGCGCCGGCGCACTGGCAGCGCAACCACGCCGCGCGGGTGCGCGACGCGCTGGCGCCGTTCCGCCGCGACGGCAGCCTGCCCGACTATCCGCTGGGCAGCGATTTCACCGAGGTCGAGCAGCGCCTGTTGCGCGCGCTGGCCTGGCTGCAGCAACACACCACCAGTACGGGCGCCAAGCTGAAGACGATCGCCACGGCTTTGCTGGCGCGTCCCACCCGCGACGCCGCCTGCATGCAGCGCATGGGGCTGGACGCACCACGCAGTCTCGGCGAGCGCCTGGAGGCGACGTTGCTGGCGTTCGCGCTGCAGCGCACGCGCACGCCGCCATGA
- a CDS encoding BlaI/MecI/CopY family transcriptional regulator, producing the protein MSISDAEAVVMEVLWERHPLSAEEVFAALSGHGGWAEPTVKTLLNRLLNKGAIRADKQGRRYLYTPLLQRAQWVQQQSEGLLDRLFGGRIAPLVAHFSERGKLSDADIAELKRLIQELDDEH; encoded by the coding sequence ATGTCGATCAGCGATGCGGAAGCGGTGGTCATGGAGGTGCTGTGGGAGCGGCACCCGCTCAGTGCCGAGGAGGTGTTCGCTGCCTTGTCCGGCCATGGCGGCTGGGCCGAACCCACGGTCAAGACCCTGCTCAACCGCTTGCTCAACAAGGGCGCGATCCGCGCCGACAAACAAGGCCGCCGCTATCTGTACACGCCCCTGCTGCAGCGCGCGCAGTGGGTGCAGCAACAGAGCGAAGGCCTGCTTGACCGCCTGTTCGGCGGCCGCATCGCGCCGCTGGTGGCGCACTTCAGCGAACGCGGCAAGCTCAGCGACGCCGATATCGCCGAACTCAAACGACTGATCCAGGAGCTGGACGATGAGCATTGA
- a CDS encoding phosphatidylinositol-specific phospholipase C1-like protein, with protein MPSSLSRRTALRVLLAILALLPSALLAEPKLNDLQYLGSHNSYHAGFAPSEAALWKRLDPATFAALDYRHPPLTQQLDDGVRQIELDIYADAKGGRYAHPAMIEQLAKAGLPPAPPIAAPGVMQQPGFKVMHIQDLDQRSTCQPLLACLREVRAWSQRHPGHLPLFILLETKQSTVPAAFPTVQPEPFDGKALDALDAELRAVFAANEYISPDQVRGSAATLNDAVLAHGWPALSAARGKVVFLLDQRAVGPAYLAGHPSLRGRVCFTNADPGTDDAAFVERNDGSADAIATLVKAGYLVRTRTDADLKEALRNDTARRDAMLASGAQLLSTDFPDHEPAASGYVVRFPGDAVARCNPQRPQADCHDVDLRH; from the coding sequence ATGCCGTCGTCGCTCTCCCGTCGCACCGCGCTGCGCGTGCTGCTGGCGATACTGGCGCTGTTGCCGTCCGCCCTGCTCGCCGAACCCAAGCTCAACGACCTGCAGTACCTCGGCAGCCACAACAGCTACCACGCCGGCTTCGCGCCCAGCGAAGCGGCGCTGTGGAAACGCCTGGACCCGGCGACGTTCGCGGCGCTCGACTACCGGCACCCGCCGTTGACGCAGCAACTGGACGACGGCGTGCGCCAGATCGAACTGGACATCTACGCCGACGCCAAGGGCGGACGCTATGCGCATCCGGCGATGATCGAGCAACTCGCCAAGGCCGGGCTGCCGCCGGCCCCGCCGATCGCCGCGCCGGGGGTGATGCAGCAACCGGGCTTCAAGGTCATGCACATCCAGGACCTCGACCAACGCAGCACCTGCCAGCCGCTGCTGGCCTGCCTGCGCGAGGTGCGGGCGTGGTCGCAACGGCATCCCGGGCATCTGCCACTCTTCATCCTGCTGGAAACCAAGCAATCGACCGTGCCGGCGGCCTTCCCCACGGTGCAGCCGGAACCGTTCGACGGCAAGGCGCTGGATGCACTGGATGCCGAACTGCGCGCGGTGTTCGCCGCCAACGAGTACATCAGCCCCGACCAGGTGCGTGGCAGCGCGGCCACGCTCAACGACGCCGTGCTCGCGCATGGCTGGCCCGCGCTCTCGGCGGCGCGCGGCAAGGTGGTGTTCCTGCTCGACCAGCGTGCCGTCGGCCCGGCCTACCTGGCCGGCCATCCGTCCTTGCGCGGCCGCGTGTGTTTCACCAATGCCGATCCCGGCACCGACGATGCCGCCTTCGTCGAGCGCAACGACGGCAGCGCCGACGCGATCGCAACGTTGGTGAAGGCCGGCTACCTGGTGCGCACCCGCACCGATGCCGACCTCAAGGAAGCCCTGCGCAACGACACCGCGCGGCGCGACGCCATGCTCGCCAGCGGCGCGCAACTGCTCAGCACCGACTTTCCCGATCACGAGCCGGCCGCCTCCGGCTACGTGGTGCGCTTTCCCGGCGACGCCGTCGCCCGCTGCAATCCGCAACGCCCGCAAGCCGACTGCCACGACGTCGACCTGCGCCACTAA